In Alosa alosa isolate M-15738 ecotype Scorff River chromosome 23, AALO_Geno_1.1, whole genome shotgun sequence, a single window of DNA contains:
- the tspeara gene encoding thrombospondin-type laminin G domain and EAR repeat-containing protein isoform X2 produces MDTQRTSQMMGLHRLMISLTLLVFLGDVALGAMPWRPCTDLLPLDFLSRVLPQEGQAVGAGVRLVQDGGVQGVQLSGPLRGLGFPSSQIFVNCQRFPSEFSVVVTIKVDRIAPKMSEYIFSMVRGDGNQLLLGLKFSKEHLHFLYQGSEVKERLTFRNMHLADGHWHTLVLALSGQHATLTIDCGMALELVLKKPFPADLNTSGSRIYVGNRKRWKGLFSGLLRQLVLLPGSDAITRICPSSNPRLAELAVPAALGQLPVPLPGNDVLSPPYESEVRVTLGSRPSCTGTERGQLWFDTLKRGLFLCDGASWLPMLQEKQRLDYVDDHQDVFTSSETYDIEVFQVPTVGLFAAMAHRSTTPGSGIYKWTNGRFQLYQNISTCEAVAWKHFTVGKKVFLAVSNSKGPVEGWKEVSIIYKWSLKKLKFVRYQTLETHSARDWEAFQINDESFLAVANHRRANGDHNINSVIYKWNPGTKAFEVNQTLLTSGAYDWEFFTIGPYHFLAVANAFDGISTYIDSTIYIWLQGGFKPFQTIRTLGATDWEMFRIGDRYFLAVANGHMLYDKRPSLYAINSTIYELDMATQMFLAFQNIGTYSAVDWEFFTIGEEKFLVVANSYDGTTYSLNSVIYRWQGYEGFIPVHRLPTIGCSDWEFFSSPEGQSYLIYSSARQPLSKVFKLKTN; encoded by the exons ATGGACACACAGAGAACTTCCCAAATGATGGGGCTACACCGGTTGATGATCTCCCTGACCCTTCTCGTGTTTCTGGGTGATGTTGCACTGGGTGCCATGCCATGGAGACCGTGCACAG ACCTGCTGCCCCTGGACTTCCTGTCCCGCGTGCTCCCGCAGGAAGGCCAGGCCGTCGGCGCAGGGGTGCGGCTGGTCCAGGACGGAGGGGTGCAAGGGGTCCAGTTGTCCGGTCCGCTGCGAGGCCTCGGCTTCCCCTCCTCGCAGATCTTTGTCAACTGTCAGCGCTTCCCCTCCGAGTTTTCTGTCGTTGTGACGATAAAGGTGGATCGCATTGCACCAAAG ATGAGTGAGTACATCTTTTCCATGGTGAGGGGTGATGGCAACCAGCTCCTGTTGGGGCTGAAGTTCTCCAAGGAGCATCTCCACTTCCTCTACCAGGGGTCAGAAGTCAAGGAGCGGCTGACCTTCCGGAACATGCATCTGGCCGACGGGCACTGGCACACACTGGTGCTGGCTCTGAGCGGGCAACATGCCACGCTGACCATAGACTGTGGAATGGCTCTGGAGCT GGTTCTTAAGAAACCATTCCCTGCAGACCTCAACACAAGCGGCTCCAGGATCTATGTAGGCAACCGGAAGCGCTGGAAAGGACTGTTTTCG GGTTTACTGCGTCAGCTGGTTCTCTTGCCTGGTTCTGATGCCATCACACGGATCTGCCCCTCCTCAAACCCCCGGCTGGCAGAGCTGGCTGTCCCTGCTGCCCTGGGTCAACTACCTGTACCACTGCCAGGAAACGATGTTCTCTCGCCTCCATACG AGTCGGAGGTGCGGGTCACCCTGGGATCACGCCCCTCCTGCACGGGAACGGAGAGGGGTCAGCTCTGGTTTGACACCCTGAAGAGAGGCCTCTTCCTGTGTGATGGAGCCTCCTGGCTTCCTATGCTGCAAG AGAAACAGCGTCTAGACTATGTGGATGATCACCAGGACGTCTTCACCAGCTCAGAGACGTATGACATCGAGGTGTTTCAGGTGCCCACCGTGGGTCTGTTTGCCGCCATGGCTCACCGCTCCACAACCCCCGGCTCAGGCATCTACAAGTGGACCAATGGACGCTTCCAACTCTACCAGAACATCAGCACCTGCGAGGCCGTGGCCTGGAAGCACTTCACTGTGGGGAAAAAG GTGTTCTTGGCTGTGTCAAATTCAAAAGGGCCAGtggagggatggaaggaggTCTCCATCATCTACAAGTGGAGCTTGAAGAAACTCAAGTTTGTGCGTTACCAGACCCTGGAGACCCACAGCGCTCGAGACTGGGAAGCTTTCCAGATCAACGATGAGTCCTTCCTGGCAGTAGCGAATCACAGGAGAG CCAATGGAgaccacaacatcaacagtgtTATCTACAAGTGGAACCCAGGCACCAAGGCCTTCGAGGTGAACCAGACCCTCTTGACTTCAGGGGCCTACGACTGGGAGTTCTTCACCATTGGTCCATACCATTTCCTGGCAGTAGCAAATGCTTTTGATGGTATATCCACCTACATCGACTCCACCATATACATCTGGCTTCAAGGAGGATTTAAGCCCTTTCAGACCATACGG ACTCTTGGGGCGACAGACTGGGAGATGTTTCGCATTGGAGACAGGTATTTCCTGGCGGTGGCCAATGGACATATGTTATATGACAAACGCCCAAGCCTCTATGCCATTAACTCCACCATATATGAGCTGGACATGGCCACACAGATGTTCCTTGCGTTTCAGAACATTGGAACCTACAG TGCTGTAGATTGGGAGTTCTTCACCATTGGTGAGGAGAAGTTTCTTGTGGTTGCAAACTCATACGATGGAACAACCTATTCATTAAACAGTGTTATATACAG GTGGCAAGGCTACGAGGGCTTCATCCCTGTCCACCGCCTGCCCACCATTGGATGCAGTGACTGGGAGTTCTTCTCCTCACCAGAGGGCCAATCGTACCTCATCTACTCCAGTGCCAGACAGCCGCTCTCCAAAGTCTTCAAGCTCAAAACAAACTGA
- the tspeara gene encoding thrombospondin-type laminin G domain and EAR repeat-containing protein isoform X1: MDTQRTSQMMGLHRLMISLTLLVFLGDVALGAMPWRPCTAGMGRLDKGAAASVEMVKEEVTRGGSHVEIKDSSPAPADLLPLDFLSRVLPQEGQAVGAGVRLVQDGGVQGVQLSGPLRGLGFPSSQIFVNCQRFPSEFSVVVTIKVDRIAPKMSEYIFSMVRGDGNQLLLGLKFSKEHLHFLYQGSEVKERLTFRNMHLADGHWHTLVLALSGQHATLTIDCGMALELVLKKPFPADLNTSGSRIYVGNRKRWKGLFSGLLRQLVLLPGSDAITRICPSSNPRLAELAVPAALGQLPVPLPGNDVLSPPYESEVRVTLGSRPSCTGTERGQLWFDTLKRGLFLCDGASWLPMLQEKQRLDYVDDHQDVFTSSETYDIEVFQVPTVGLFAAMAHRSTTPGSGIYKWTNGRFQLYQNISTCEAVAWKHFTVGKKVFLAVSNSKGPVEGWKEVSIIYKWSLKKLKFVRYQTLETHSARDWEAFQINDESFLAVANHRRANGDHNINSVIYKWNPGTKAFEVNQTLLTSGAYDWEFFTIGPYHFLAVANAFDGISTYIDSTIYIWLQGGFKPFQTIRTLGATDWEMFRIGDRYFLAVANGHMLYDKRPSLYAINSTIYELDMATQMFLAFQNIGTYSAVDWEFFTIGEEKFLVVANSYDGTTYSLNSVIYRWQGYEGFIPVHRLPTIGCSDWEFFSSPEGQSYLIYSSARQPLSKVFKLKTN; encoded by the exons ATGGACACACAGAGAACTTCCCAAATGATGGGGCTACACCGGTTGATGATCTCCCTGACCCTTCTCGTGTTTCTGGGTGATGTTGCACTGGGTGCCATGCCATGGAGACCGTGCACAG CCGGCATGGGTAGACTAGATAAAGGTGCGGCAGCATCAGTAGAGATGGTGAAGGAAGAGGTGACGAGGGGAGGAAGTCATGTAGAGATAAAGGACTCGTCTCCTGCCCCAGCAGACCTGCTGCCCCTGGACTTCCTGTCCCGCGTGCTCCCGCAGGAAGGCCAGGCCGTCGGCGCAGGGGTGCGGCTGGTCCAGGACGGAGGGGTGCAAGGGGTCCAGTTGTCCGGTCCGCTGCGAGGCCTCGGCTTCCCCTCCTCGCAGATCTTTGTCAACTGTCAGCGCTTCCCCTCCGAGTTTTCTGTCGTTGTGACGATAAAGGTGGATCGCATTGCACCAAAG ATGAGTGAGTACATCTTTTCCATGGTGAGGGGTGATGGCAACCAGCTCCTGTTGGGGCTGAAGTTCTCCAAGGAGCATCTCCACTTCCTCTACCAGGGGTCAGAAGTCAAGGAGCGGCTGACCTTCCGGAACATGCATCTGGCCGACGGGCACTGGCACACACTGGTGCTGGCTCTGAGCGGGCAACATGCCACGCTGACCATAGACTGTGGAATGGCTCTGGAGCT GGTTCTTAAGAAACCATTCCCTGCAGACCTCAACACAAGCGGCTCCAGGATCTATGTAGGCAACCGGAAGCGCTGGAAAGGACTGTTTTCG GGTTTACTGCGTCAGCTGGTTCTCTTGCCTGGTTCTGATGCCATCACACGGATCTGCCCCTCCTCAAACCCCCGGCTGGCAGAGCTGGCTGTCCCTGCTGCCCTGGGTCAACTACCTGTACCACTGCCAGGAAACGATGTTCTCTCGCCTCCATACG AGTCGGAGGTGCGGGTCACCCTGGGATCACGCCCCTCCTGCACGGGAACGGAGAGGGGTCAGCTCTGGTTTGACACCCTGAAGAGAGGCCTCTTCCTGTGTGATGGAGCCTCCTGGCTTCCTATGCTGCAAG AGAAACAGCGTCTAGACTATGTGGATGATCACCAGGACGTCTTCACCAGCTCAGAGACGTATGACATCGAGGTGTTTCAGGTGCCCACCGTGGGTCTGTTTGCCGCCATGGCTCACCGCTCCACAACCCCCGGCTCAGGCATCTACAAGTGGACCAATGGACGCTTCCAACTCTACCAGAACATCAGCACCTGCGAGGCCGTGGCCTGGAAGCACTTCACTGTGGGGAAAAAG GTGTTCTTGGCTGTGTCAAATTCAAAAGGGCCAGtggagggatggaaggaggTCTCCATCATCTACAAGTGGAGCTTGAAGAAACTCAAGTTTGTGCGTTACCAGACCCTGGAGACCCACAGCGCTCGAGACTGGGAAGCTTTCCAGATCAACGATGAGTCCTTCCTGGCAGTAGCGAATCACAGGAGAG CCAATGGAgaccacaacatcaacagtgtTATCTACAAGTGGAACCCAGGCACCAAGGCCTTCGAGGTGAACCAGACCCTCTTGACTTCAGGGGCCTACGACTGGGAGTTCTTCACCATTGGTCCATACCATTTCCTGGCAGTAGCAAATGCTTTTGATGGTATATCCACCTACATCGACTCCACCATATACATCTGGCTTCAAGGAGGATTTAAGCCCTTTCAGACCATACGG ACTCTTGGGGCGACAGACTGGGAGATGTTTCGCATTGGAGACAGGTATTTCCTGGCGGTGGCCAATGGACATATGTTATATGACAAACGCCCAAGCCTCTATGCCATTAACTCCACCATATATGAGCTGGACATGGCCACACAGATGTTCCTTGCGTTTCAGAACATTGGAACCTACAG TGCTGTAGATTGGGAGTTCTTCACCATTGGTGAGGAGAAGTTTCTTGTGGTTGCAAACTCATACGATGGAACAACCTATTCATTAAACAGTGTTATATACAG GTGGCAAGGCTACGAGGGCTTCATCCCTGTCCACCGCCTGCCCACCATTGGATGCAGTGACTGGGAGTTCTTCTCCTCACCAGAGGGCCAATCGTACCTCATCTACTCCAGTGCCAGACAGCCGCTCTCCAAAGTCTTCAAGCTCAAAACAAACTGA